TCTGtaattctgtttcttcaaaCCAGTTGTATTTCAGTTACACTCACAGGAGGGGACATTTTTAGTCATCTGAATGTATGAGCCTATTAGGACAGCTGAGCTACTTTATTTTCAAACCTTGGGCTGACCATGGATGGTATCAATGCTGCCTAATGATAACTGGTTGTTTAGTCTGATTTGCAGGCATTTTTTACTGCCTCTGTTCAGAGGATGTAATGCCCGAGAACAAGGTTGGCTGAGAACAATACAGCATGAAGGACTTTGGTTCCAGAAAACACCCAGGCAGAACCAGGATAAATCACTACCCAGCTGGGACAGCACTCTGTCAAATGTGTCCCTTGTAGAAAGAGGTGAGGGTAGTAGACTGTATTAAGAGGAATTCCAGATCTTGAGGACTTAATTAAATCTTCTGTTATAAGGACTTTCTGACTAAAGGAAGTTTGATGCTTTGATGCTGATGCCCCAAGACGTAACCGTGGGTGGTAGGTCGCTGAGGCCATAAGGACTTTGGGAGAGAATCCAGTTCAGCGTTGGGTCTTTCATTTCACTCCCCTTTAAGGTGAGATACTCTGCACCTGCCTGGTCTTTTAACCCTGCTCATGATTCAACTGCAAGAGTTGGATAGACTCCTGAGAGAAAAATTATGACGGTGGTTTGATAGCATGGCTGTGAACACGTTTTAAAAGCCAGTTGAAGGCTTAGGTTTCAGGAGGACAGTTCTGGAGCTTTTTACCAGTCTTTCTCTGGAGTGGAAGAGGTCCCCTTTATTCTTGTCTAGCGGCACCTGTCATTTAAATACAAGATCCTTTCTTATATGTCCAGCGTAGCTGAGAAGTCCTGTCTGCTGCAAAATTATTGTCAGTGTAGTGAAGGCCTTGCTTTCAACTGGTAAACGTGGCTGTGGACCAGATGGGGATCAACCCTGAAGaactcctttaaaaatatagtcTTCCTCTACCTCCAGAAGACACTCTTGCAACAGAATCTGACAGGGGCTGGATCTAGTCTGCTCCAGATGTCATCATCCAGGGATTAAAATGGAGATAGAAAACATCTATGCTGCTCTTGAGGCAGGATGAGCAAATTAAAGTATTTCTGGCTTTAGGgattttccttctgaagcaATAGTGTGGgcgtgggtttttttaactgacatGTTAATGTAACTTTGTAcctctgtgaaaaataaatagaatttctGATGCTCCTAACAACTATCAAAATGcacctttgaaaacaaacaaacaaacaacttttgGCTGCTCCTAACACTTAAGTGAGAAGagtatatgcattttaaaagtagtaAATCTTAGTTAAACTGGACAACTTTGCAATTCTCCTTTAACTTGCCTAACCCCGCAGCGCATGGATTTTATGGCAGCCCTTCCTTTGAGAAGCAAAGAGGTTTTGCATCTattcctcccctccctctggGGTGAGAACAGATTGCGTGCCAAGCCGTGCCCAGCTCCGGAGAGCCGCGGTGCCTCAGCCTCCCGGAGGGGACGGATGATGGGAGCGGCTCAGGGCTGCACATTGAGAAAATCACTCAGTTTACAAGAACCCCTGCCTGGTTTCACTTTCCGTGAGGCTGTTAGCATGATTAGGTAAACAGACTATGTCTGCCAGTCATTAAATAATGACAGGAAAAAGCAAGGAGGTTCATATTTCAGGGGCTACCAAAGGGATATAATTGTAGAGTACTTTGGGAAAATtacagctgggaaggaaaagtTGCAGCCCAAAGTGCAAATCTGTTCAGTTACTCATGGAATGCAATACAGGCATTACGTGTAAATAGCACTGGGTGGTGTTAAATCTTACACAAGCTCCCCCAGCTCTTCCCTTGGTTGTGAAGATCATTTCCTGTgccagtaaaaaataaaatgaatccTCTACCAAAAATTCTGGTGAGACTATCAGCTTTTTAGAACATAAATATTTCCCAATGTTTCAAGGGCCTGAGCAGCAGCTACAGTCTAAATATATTAATGAGATAAAAGGGAGGTTGTATCTAAGTCTGAGACTCCCTGATGAGTTTGTAATCCTataagaataaaacaaagccGTCAGCCATCCAGTTTTGTGCTGAAATGTCTATGCTTCTTACACTGCCCATCAAAGGAGACAACGTTCAGCAATTGTGGATATTGTGttacaacaaaacaaagtaaacaaaatacaCCCTTGAACAGAGTGGCacaagttattttttgtttgtataatGATCTGTAACTCTCAGCACAGCTTCATACGTTACAAACACCATCATATTCACAGGAAAGGCACGAATGCAGTTCAACCCCAGTCCTTTGAAAAGCACTTTTGCACCCTCCTTTCTCACGCTTTCTCTAGCACAGTGGATGAGACCTTTGTACTTATGCTGATCTGATTCATCTGTTTGCATCCTTGATTTAATGACATCCATGGGAGTAGCTAATCCCCAGGCCAGGACTCCAGCAAAGCCACCAGAAAGCAGGACAACGAGGAAACCTACAGGAGCAAAGGGAGGAGCAGTTAACTCGAGCCTTGCACTGATACGACTGCAGGTGTCTCAGATTTGTTAAGTAACTGGGTTAACTTTCATGTCTTTCAGCAGTTATTTTGTCCAGCTCTTGCAGTTGTGAGGTTTTCAGTGAGCTCACACAAACTGCATGGTCTCTCAGTTTCACAGCATGCTCATTTTTGCACATATCATACTGGTTCGTGCAGAGGCAGCATCTAATTTAACACCACACAAACTAGATGTGATGCAGCCTGAGAGCGCCCACACCTTCTCCAGCTGggtttacttatttttataattcTCAGGAAGATGCTCTCTCTGAATGTCATGTCTTTGATCTTTTCTCAAAGTGGATAATTGTTTTTTGGAGCCAAATCACAACAAGGAAACTTAAGTGTTGTTACATTCTGCACTTGAGATTTATTCTCAAGCTCCGGACTCACCTTGATCCATGCTCCGTGATGGCTCCTGGGAGGATTTTCCCGTGTTTCATTTCTAGTTACGTACCCTTTTTCTGCATGAAGAGGATTTCATTTCCACATACCAGGCACCAGAGCGTGCCATGAACGCCCCTCCCACaggaagaggagcagctgctgagggACCAGGTCATGCTGCGCAGCTCGCACTCCCAGGCTGCTGGCACCCATGCCAGGAGGGCACAAACGGCCCCGTGACACCAGGAAGCAAACACACAGCAACCCACGTGAGGAGCACATCTGGGTGAGGTTTCACAGGTGCTGAGTGATGTTTGCTGAGAGCCTGGTTTCCCTCAGTGTGGTACTAAATAAGCCATTTTTGCAGATAAGGCCAGATGCTTTCCAATACCTACctggtttatttttcccagCTGGGGTGAGCCAGTCGCACAGAGCAGAATAGGTAAGGAAATATATCGCAGAAGAGGAGCAATCCCTGCAGAGTAATGCAGAGCAGCCCTTGTAGAGACCCCCGAAACCTTCCTCCTTGGCAATCACCTTCAGGCAGTGCAGAGATCCTTGGTACTTGGGCTTGGAAACAGACTGGGGAGATGCAGTGGAAGGATGTGGGTTCCTCTGAGTCTGCATGCGAACTTTAGCCACTTCACTTGGGGTCATCAACAAAACCTGTAACAGAGGACGATATTTTAACCTTTCATGTTTAAACAGTGTTTTGATCCTTCTCCTGCAAATTCCTTCTCTCCCGTACTTTCAGGCAAAAATATTACGTGAAACCTGCAAGTTCCAGCCTCCTCCCCTCCGTCTGTGCTAAATCCCACCCAGCAGCCACAGGACACCTATGTGAGATGCACAGTGAGGAGTGGAAGGCAAGGCAGAAATCAGCAGGGTATATTAAACACCTGTAACAACTTTTTAAACCAGGTGAGCATGGAAAGGGAATGTCCTTAGCTACAGGGTAGCATACATCAAGGCTCTTCTATTTATCTGTATTTGGAACCAAGGCCATaaagactttaaaaacattaaccTATGTTAAATGGAGTCATTGCCTGCTAGGAAACACCTAGAAACGTGACCATCGGGACTGCTCTGTAAGAGGATTGCCTGTGACTGGGTGCATGTTTCTGCCCAGCACGCCATCAGAGTGCTGGGCTGAGCtcctgcagatgctgacagAAATCCATCTGCTGATGAGAAAGTGCTCCTGAATTCAGCCTCACCTCCCTGTTCTGGGATCATGCACATTTGCCATGCAGCGTCACCTCTTAGTGATGCCCCGCTGAGTTTCGAGTCCTGGCGAGGCAACGTTGTGTACTGCCCATTGCTACAGCAACACTGTGCCGGGCTTGTGCAGCCACCGTCAGAGCACCAGCCTGAGCTCTAACACACGGAGTTACGTCTTTCTTATATAAATATATCGTCAGAGCCACTTGGAAAGTTTGCTGCCCaggttgttttccttcctttttctgtgtttgctgcCAAGGTCCATGTCGTTCTTAATAATGAGTTCTTAAGTGTTTTGGAACTCTAAACCAGATCTGGCATGAGCTGCCTGGCAGAGTGTGGCCACGCTGTGGAGCCGACAAGGGAgagggcagcacaggcagagtgTGACCCCtctgaaaacaaacccaccGGGTTTGTGCAGGCTCCCCCGTGGCCTCCCAGACAGAAAACACTCAGTGCTTTCCCAGGCTCCTATGTTTGTGAACAAGACCTCTTGTTGTGCTTTCCCTTTCGGCTGTTGACCTACCCGGGCAGCACCGGCAGCACCTCCAGCAAGAGAAACATCCAGCTTGGATGGCTTTGCGTCTGCAGCCCCGTATCGCAGCTTGCAGATGGTACAAAGGAAGTTTTTGTACGTGCCAAACGAAACAGAAGAAATCACTGATACTGCAAGGACTGATGCAGACACACCTTTGTAAAATCCCCAAATCTAGTTGGAAACAGAGATAAAACAACTTTTTGTAAAGTGAATGGCATGCAAAGCATCTACCCAAAAACACTGTCCCTACATTGCTGAGCCAAAACTTATTTCCATCTTACAGTTCACTGGCAAAGCTAAATTTCATCCTGACTTTTCTCCCAACAAATAGTTGTATGTAACTGCTGCCCATCCTCCCCCACCaacagctctgcttctctgcagcaaGTCATTCATAACTGGTGTCAGCAACTCTGATGTAAGGCACTTACTTTTTCTGTCCTGTATGTTTCCTGAATGCAGTGCCAAATCCCATTGTAATGCCTCTCGGTCTGAATTCTCACCTAGGAATATAGGGACAACTTTAAAATGTAGATATTAgattcaaaaaaaccaaaacaaacagacaaacaaaaaagccataGGAGCAAACCAGATAATTAACCATAAAATAGCATGACCACGcgatttactttttttttaagagagaaacaACACAACCAAATAGAGTGAAATATGTTGATTTTAACAAAGATGAAAGCACTGCTATGGGACTAGATTTCTAGAaagggggaggggaaagcaAAAGAGCCTGTTCATTTTCAGTCTGTAGTCAAGAAATAAAGCTCCATGCCATACCTTCACTGTGTCCAGCGGATAACCCACTGCTGTGCTTAGACCACCTGAAACAGAGAGTGTGTTGGAGATGGTTAACAGGGCACATTGCAACAGAGCATTTTGCCCCACTGTGCGAAGTCATTGggggaacagcagaaaaatgcagcttcGGAGCCCTGCCATGCTTGGCACCAGACCTTTTTCAAGCTCCAGCAATGAAGTTTGAGCCAAGAATGACAAAGCAGAATGCTCAGATTTCTCTCTGTGACCAAGACACTCTCAGAGAGGAATCCAAGTGTCACAGGAAACTAATCAGGAGGAATAACACCCCAGTACAAGCCAGGACTGGGGAAACACTGAGAACACCACTGCAGGAAGGCTGAAAAGATGACTTGTATGATGTCAGACTGTTTTTGTTCCCTCTCTCACCTGAAGCAGTAAAATATCTTTGGACTATGACTAAGCACCCTCATGTGAGGTGCAGAGCATCCCCATTCACACAAGAGGGCCTCTGGAGCAATTTTGGTTCTCCATGTTTGATTTGGAAATATTAAGGAATAAAAGCAGCAGTCACAAGGACATCTGTAAAAGAGAGGTGGTCCTCAGGCATTACAGGCTCTCAGCAATCTTGAATCTTGTAGTCTTGAAGACTAGAGAGGTACTTCTGCTGCATCCTGCACTCCAGGGACAGGACACATGCTGGCTGCACTTTACAAAGCACATCTAGAGCCTTGGGTGCAGAATTCATTGGGCGTTAGGGCCCACAGCACCATGCTGGACTAAGCCTCTAAGGTGCACCTCTTTCGTGCACCAGACTGCTGCAAGAGCAGAACAAGGAGCAAAAATGAAGGTTTCTTTGAGCCCTGGCAGGCTGGTGTGACACTGGGGTGCAGCAGAACCACCAGCGCTGCTCTGCAGTGAGGCCACTCGCCCTCTGCCGCTCGGGGCTCAGCAGGATTACGGGGCAGCGAGGGATTAGCGATGGCCACGCGCAAAGCCGGCATGCTCAGCAGCACGCCCCGCGCGCCAGCTGACCGCGACTCCCTGCCTGCGGCAGTGACAGCATGTCCAGCCTGATGGAGGGGGTTGTCGGTCCTCTGTCAACAGCCAAGCTCGTTTTGAAACCTTAAAATAGCTGCTGGAGTTGGAAATGCAATCAAAGTTAATGCCTTGATGGCAGATATGGAGAGTGAAAGAGTTCAAACATGGGCTTCTCTTGGCCAAGGAACAGATAGATCACCCACTGTCTCTGCCTGTCCACTGCATTTCTCAGCTCTAATCTAAATGCATCTGTTGGCAGATACAACAGATGATAAGAGCTGACTAGCTCACTTCCTCCCAGTACATCTGCTGCTTAAGACATCTGAGACGAAATCAGGCTGGAGGATGATGGAGCTGTATCCATGTGAGTTATTTAGATGGAGATCAAGCTCATAAAAGCGATGGATGAGCCCTTCAGGGAGCCAGGCAAAAGatacttaaaaatgtattagtCACTGTGAGCACTTCGCTAGGCATGTTCATGTGTGATTACACGGCTGCTTGGGAGCTCTGGAAAGCCCTACTGCCttctggaaaaagcagcagctgctagTGTGAGCCACCAGGAGACAATCTCAAGGTGCTTTACTCAGAAGAAAAGAACCAGCAGCCTCTTGCTTGAAGAAAAATGAGGTTTCTGCTGTAAAAACATCTATCAAATCTGTCACCAGATAAATAGCAATGAAGATTAAAAAGGGGCCAagaatttcaaaaccaaaatgagatCAGATTGGAAGAGAGACAGCTAGAGTGATCACACAGAGTAATATGACTCAAAGGAGAAATGCTTCTGGTCCAAACAGAGAGCGACAACGGACAAAGTCACCCGGGGCCACCTGCACTGTCCCAGATTCCCGGCCATCAGCCAGAGGCAGACAGCAAACACGGGCCCCGCCAGCCGGCGAAGAGCAGCGCATAAGTCAATGTCAGTGTGACCGTGCTGACCTCAGAGGCCAGGTCCCCTGGCCCAAGAACCTGTCCCAGCCAAGAGAGTTTGGCATCGCATGGGTTTCAGACTTCTGAACCTTAGAGGCAGCAAATGCAAGCTGAGCAGACCGTGGTGACTCAGGGGAACCATGTGCCTTGCACAGCTAAGTCCTGGCTTGTTCCACCAGCTCAGAAAGGTAGGAGCCTTGTTTTGTGCACATCAGGTACCGAGGCTGATCTGGGTCAGTGTTTGACAAGAAGTGTCCTCCCTTCCACAGAAATTGCCCTGTTCACACTTTAAGATGCAGAAACATCAGCAACATagacaaaataaagcagttttgcCCAAAAACATCCTATTTCCCATTGCTTCTCAGTCCTAAAGTCTCCCACTCACCTTAGGTCCTCCAAGAACCAAACATTTCCACTTTATTCCCACTCCAAACCTCTGAACAACCACAGCCTGCCATGCACTGCACTCCTTAAGAGCCAAAGCACTCCAAGGAGTTAAGCTGTCAGAGCtgaggagctcagccaagtcCATCAAAGGCTGATGAAGAAGGGCTCTGCACAACGTCACACAGTATAAATAGCCTGAGACAAAGATAGCATGACCCACACATGCCCTATTTGCACAGCAGAATCGAACAAGGCCAGCAATGTATAGCATGGCATGAAATATGGGAG
Above is a window of Caloenas nicobarica isolate bCalNic1 chromosome 5, bCalNic1.hap1, whole genome shotgun sequence DNA encoding:
- the SLC25A47 gene encoding solute carrier family 25 member 47 produces the protein MDFIAGAVGGGLSTAVGYPLDTVKVRIQTERHYNGIWHCIQETYRTEKIWGFYKGVSASVLAVSVISSVSFGTYKNFLCTICKLRYGAADAKPSKLDVSLAGGAAGAARVLLMTPSEVAKVRMQTQRNPHPSTASPQSVSKPKYQGSLHCLKVIAKEEGFGGLYKGCSALLCRDCSSSAIYFLTYSALCDWLTPAGKNKPGFLVVLLSGGFAGVLAWGLATPMDVIKSRMQTDESDQHKYKGLIHCARESVRKEGAKVLFKGLGLNCIRAFPVNMMVFVTYEAVLRVTDHYTNKK